One segment of Hemibagrus wyckioides isolate EC202008001 linkage group LG05, SWU_Hwy_1.0, whole genome shotgun sequence DNA contains the following:
- the LOC131353012 gene encoding tumor necrosis factor receptor superfamily member 5-like isoform X6 has protein sequence MKSAFLTRLYILGTCAALTFGSKCRQSEYISAAGECCPMCAIGSVVLKDCHGDYSTTCKPCSKGTFMNEPNGLLTCFQCKICENGLYISQDCTTLEDTVCEVIDGYYCMSYSDDKRDCLHAIKHSKCKPGEQIKTPGTKTSDTVCEPCPPGFYSPEGVNCSKWTDCSVKNEIEDQEGTSIKDVQCKPRNWNMRYGLIAVLLTVTALLLLSLIVLYLKRKRANSRITLKSPEEETDPQISEVVSSTCPLEENQETESPDCSKEHLVQEKA, from the exons ATGAAATCTGCCTTTCTGACACGTTTATACATATTAG GTACCTGTGCTGCCCTCACATTTGGAAGTAAATGCAGACAAAGTGAATATATATCAGCAGCTGGAGAATGCTGTCCTATGTGTGCTATAG GGTCAGTGGTTCTGAAAGACTGTCATGGTGATTACAGTACAACATGCAAACCTTGCTCTAAAGGAACATTTATGAATGAACCAAATGGGCTACTCACCTGCTTTCAGTGTAAAATCTGTGAAAATG GACTTTATATTTCACAAGACTGTACAACATTAGAggatacagtgtgtgaggtgatagATGGATATTATTGCATGAGTTATTCAGATGACAAAAGAGATTGTTTACATGCAATAAAACATAGTAAATGCAAACCAGGGGAACAGATAAAAACTCCAG gcACAAAGACCTCAGATACAGTTTGTGAGCCCTGTCCCCCAGGATTTTACTCTCCTGAAGGTGTGAACTGTTCTAAATGGACTGA CTGTTCAGTCAAAAATGAGATTGAGGACCAAGAAGGCACTTCCATTAAAGATGTTCAGTGCAAACCAAGAAACTGGAATATGAGATATGGACTCATAGCAGTTTTACTTACAGTTACAGCTCTACTTTTGCTGTCActtatagttttatatttaaagcGAAAACGAGCAAACA gTAGAATAACCTTAAAA AGTCCTGAAGAGGAAACTGATCCTCAAATTTCAGAAGTTGTCTCATCAACCTGTCCACT GGAAGAAAATCAGGAAACAGAATCGCCAGATTGCAGCAAGGAACACTTGGTGCAGGAGAAAGCATGA